One Haloplanus vescus DNA window includes the following coding sequences:
- a CDS encoding zinc metalloprotease, which yields MNLTFSSRELRDLAVAWVVLGVAFAIFFAGGGSRALSMLASEGLVRPLLVSLLTAGLGFLLHELAHKVVAVRFDQVAEFRADYNMLFLAVMSALIGFLFAAPGAVHHRGRLTKRQHGLIALAGPVTNGLLALVFAPIFVAGLLVGSPLLSLVGSRGVAINLFLAAFNLVPIGSLDGRTVLDWSKGVFALTFLPAAALAIYVVFVLGVGF from the coding sequence GTGAACCTCACCTTCAGCTCCCGGGAACTCCGGGACCTCGCCGTGGCGTGGGTCGTCCTCGGCGTCGCCTTCGCCATCTTCTTCGCCGGCGGCGGGAGTCGCGCGCTCTCGATGCTCGCCAGCGAGGGACTGGTTCGGCCGCTCCTCGTATCCCTGCTCACCGCCGGCCTCGGCTTCCTCCTGCACGAACTCGCGCACAAGGTGGTCGCGGTGCGCTTCGACCAGGTCGCCGAGTTCCGCGCCGACTACAACATGCTCTTTCTCGCGGTCATGAGCGCGCTCATCGGCTTCCTCTTTGCCGCGCCCGGCGCCGTCCACCACCGGGGGCGACTCACCAAACGCCAACACGGCCTCATCGCACTCGCCGGTCCCGTCACGAACGGCCTGCTCGCGCTGGTGTTCGCGCCGATATTCGTCGCGGGGCTTCTCGTCGGCTCTCCCCTGCTGTCGCTCGTCGGCTCTCGCGGGGTGGCTATCAACCTCTTTCTCGCGGCGTTCAACCTCGTCCCCATCGGCTCGCTCGACGGGCGGACGGTGCTGGACTGGAGCAAGGGCGTCTTCGCGCTCACGTTCCTCCCCGCCGCCGCACTCGCGATATACGTGGTGTTCGTGCTCGGCGTCGGGTTCTGA
- a CDS encoding TetR/AcrR family transcriptional regulator, giving the protein MTGDDTPTDDIMCATYRALCRHGYANLTMQDIADEWSKSKAALHYHYDTKRGLLLAFLDHLFDAYTDRVADDGDGPPRERLQTLLADALDPPRTDASQELRTALFEVKAQAPHDDGFRERLARFDRYLHDEVRGIVTEGVETGAFRADIDPETTATLLVTLVNGARSRRVALDDEAGVPDAVRAFVDDHLVEADE; this is encoded by the coding sequence GTGACCGGCGACGACACCCCTACCGACGACATCATGTGCGCGACGTATCGCGCGCTCTGTCGGCACGGGTACGCCAACCTGACGATGCAGGACATCGCGGACGAGTGGTCGAAGAGCAAGGCCGCCCTCCACTACCACTACGACACCAAGCGCGGCCTCCTTCTCGCCTTCCTCGACCACCTCTTCGACGCTTACACGGACCGGGTCGCCGACGACGGCGACGGGCCACCCCGAGAGCGACTGCAGACGCTCCTCGCCGACGCACTCGACCCGCCGCGGACGGACGCCTCCCAAGAGCTTCGCACCGCGCTGTTCGAGGTCAAGGCCCAGGCCCCCCACGACGACGGCTTCCGCGAGCGTCTGGCGCGATTCGACCGCTACCTCCACGACGAGGTTCGCGGCATCGTCACCGAGGGCGTCGAGACGGGCGCCTTCCGCGCCGATATCGACCCCGAGACGACGGCGACGCTCCTCGTGACACTCGTCAACGGCGCCCGCTCCCGACGCGTCGCCCTCGACGACGAGGCGGGCGTCCCCGACGCGGTTCGCGCGTTCGTCGACGACCACCTCGTGGAGGCCGACGAATGA
- a CDS encoding MFS transporter translates to MGLRSKYHPAVLATALATFVCFLGIGIVDPILPSIAQTMGASHFMVELLFTSYLLVMGGAMLFAGALATRIGSKKTLLLGLGIVAVFAGACALASSVETLAILRGIWGMGNALFTTTALAIIVGVSAGNSEAAISLYEASLGFGIACGPLIGGVLGEQSWRFPFAGTSILMVVAFVFVALTISEPESERRQTVRDVLGAFRHSGIRTNAVVGLLYTFGFFTLLAYTPLVLGLGSFQLGLVFFGWGTLVIVGSAILSPRLNQVFGTRKTTAGGLTTFALILCVMWLSGGATNLLVALVVVAGLVCGLLNANLTTLAMGVSGHSRSMASGAFNSFRFVGGAFAPITAGYIGQHYGATVPYALATATVLVGLFVLLGRFSEFGFAQSEAHH, encoded by the coding sequence ATGGGTCTCCGTTCGAAATATCATCCAGCGGTTCTCGCGACGGCGCTCGCGACGTTCGTCTGCTTTCTCGGCATCGGCATCGTCGACCCGATTCTCCCGAGCATCGCCCAGACGATGGGTGCGAGTCATTTCATGGTCGAACTCCTGTTTACGAGCTATCTCCTCGTGATGGGCGGGGCGATGCTGTTCGCCGGGGCACTCGCCACCCGCATCGGGAGCAAGAAGACGCTCCTCCTCGGCCTCGGCATCGTCGCCGTGTTCGCGGGGGCGTGCGCGCTCGCCTCGTCGGTCGAAACCCTCGCGATTCTCCGCGGGATCTGGGGGATGGGCAACGCGCTGTTCACCACGACGGCACTCGCCATCATCGTCGGCGTCTCCGCCGGGAACAGTGAAGCCGCCATCTCGCTGTACGAGGCGTCGCTCGGCTTCGGCATCGCCTGTGGCCCGCTCATCGGCGGGGTCCTCGGCGAGCAGAGCTGGCGATTCCCGTTCGCCGGTACGAGCATCCTGATGGTCGTCGCGTTCGTGTTCGTCGCCCTGACCATCAGCGAACCCGAATCCGAGCGCCGACAGACCGTCCGCGACGTGCTCGGCGCGTTCCGTCACAGCGGCATCCGGACGAACGCCGTCGTCGGCCTGCTGTACACGTTCGGTTTCTTCACGCTCCTCGCGTACACGCCACTCGTTCTGGGCCTCGGCTCGTTCCAACTCGGCCTCGTGTTCTTCGGCTGGGGGACGCTCGTCATCGTCGGCTCTGCTATCCTCTCACCGCGCCTGAACCAAGTGTTCGGGACGCGCAAGACCACCGCCGGCGGCCTCACCACCTTCGCCCTGATTCTGTGCGTGATGTGGCTCTCCGGTGGTGCTACCAATCTCCTCGTCGCTCTCGTCGTCGTCGCCGGCCTCGTCTGTGGCCTCCTGAACGCGAACCTGACGACGCTCGCGATGGGCGTCTCCGGCCACAGTCGCTCGATGGCCTCCGGCGCGTTCAACAGCTTCCGGTTCGTCGGCGGCGCGTTCGCGCCCATCACCGCCGGCTACATCGGCCAGCACTACGGCGCGACGGTGCCCTACGCCCTCGCAACGGCCACCGTCCTCGTCGGCCTCTTCGTCCTCCTCGGTCGGTTCAGCGAGTTCGGCTTCGCGCAGTCGGAAGCGCACCACTGA
- a CDS encoding MATE family efflux transporter, with product MNVPDLFKSRDEFDLTSGDVGKPLFYLSLPIVVTNLLQTAYNLADTFWIGQYSTDALAAISFAFPMVFLIISLGMGLAVAGSILVAQYTGADDPSAAEYAASQTVGFAAVASVLLGALAYTFVGDVLDLLGAAPDVLPLATAYMEIISLGIFFMFGFFVFISLMRGYGDTITPMLVMLGSVALNVALDPFLIFGWWIFPQWGIEGAAIATVFSRGLALVVGLWIMVSGRRGVRIRPSDVIPDLGYGWRLVRIGVPASIEGTGQAIAINLLMFIVGTFSTPVVAAFGIGVRVFSVIFLPAIAVSRGVETMSGQNIGAGKPDRAALAAGVAARTTFVVLAAAGVVTFVFADPIVGLFTTDQSVVDVGANFLRYVAPSFGFIGIMRSYNGGFRGAGKTLTAAAIAVSMLGLVRLPIAWVASRFMGPPGIWVSFFISNIVGAVLAYAWFQRGTWRSATPETPTTATADDVADD from the coding sequence ATGAACGTCCCCGACCTGTTCAAATCCCGCGACGAGTTCGACCTGACCAGCGGCGACGTTGGCAAGCCACTCTTCTATCTCTCCTTACCCATCGTCGTCACGAACCTGTTGCAGACGGCGTACAACCTCGCGGACACCTTCTGGATCGGCCAGTACAGTACGGACGCCCTCGCAGCCATCAGTTTCGCCTTCCCGATGGTCTTTCTCATCATCTCGCTGGGGATGGGGCTGGCGGTGGCGGGGAGCATTCTCGTCGCGCAGTACACGGGGGCGGACGACCCCTCGGCGGCGGAGTACGCCGCCTCCCAGACCGTCGGCTTCGCCGCCGTCGCGTCCGTCCTCCTCGGCGCCCTTGCCTACACGTTCGTCGGCGACGTCCTCGACCTCTTGGGCGCCGCCCCCGACGTGTTGCCCCTCGCGACGGCGTACATGGAGATCATCTCGCTGGGCATCTTCTTCATGTTCGGCTTCTTCGTGTTCATCTCGCTCATGCGGGGGTACGGCGACACCATCACGCCGATGCTCGTCATGCTCGGCTCCGTCGCCCTCAACGTCGCGCTCGACCCGTTTCTCATCTTCGGCTGGTGGATATTCCCCCAGTGGGGAATCGAGGGCGCGGCCATCGCCACCGTCTTCTCCCGGGGACTGGCGCTCGTCGTCGGCCTCTGGATCATGGTCTCGGGGCGACGCGGCGTGCGGATTCGCCCCAGTGACGTGATTCCCGACCTCGGATACGGGTGGCGACTCGTTCGCATCGGCGTGCCCGCCTCTATCGAGGGCACCGGCCAAGCCATCGCCATCAACCTACTCATGTTCATCGTCGGCACCTTCTCGACGCCCGTCGTGGCCGCCTTCGGCATCGGCGTGCGGGTGTTCTCGGTTATCTTCCTCCCCGCCATCGCCGTGTCTCGGGGCGTCGAAACCATGTCCGGGCAGAACATCGGCGCCGGCAAACCCGACCGGGCGGCCCTCGCCGCGGGCGTCGCCGCCCGCACCACGTTCGTCGTCCTCGCCGCTGCGGGCGTGGTTACGTTCGTCTTCGCCGACCCCATCGTCGGCCTGTTCACGACCGACCAGTCCGTCGTCGACGTGGGCGCGAACTTCCTCCGCTACGTCGCGCCCTCCTTCGGCTTCATCGGCATCATGCGCTCGTACAACGGCGGCTTCCGGGGCGCGGGCAAGACGCTGACCGCCGCGGCCATCGCCGTCTCGATGCTCGGCCTCGTCCGCCTCCCGATTGCGTGGGTCGCGTCGCGGTTCATGGGCCCGCCCGGCATCTGGGTCTCCTTTTTCATCTCCAATATCGTCGGCGCCGTCCTCGCCTACGCCTGGTTCCAGCGCGGCACGTGGCGCTCCGCCACTCCGGAAACGCCGACCACCGCCACCGCAGACGACGTGGCCGACGACTGA
- a CDS encoding proteasome assembly chaperone family protein, whose product MPTTPPNAGFRISNDTEPSTTVVAGFSAFGLAGLTAADYLVDHLDLTETGHVSTDSLPPITPFEEGRPRHHSRLFSRPDLDLTVLVNELFVPGQAADDFADALLSWTRDNGVSEIVVLSGVPYAHGPDDHATFYVASDDYRTHRLADTDVSPMAKGFLDGVDGALMQRGIESPLRTAVFITPVHEQVPDVTAAIRLIETFDRVYDLGIDAGPLEAFAQSVEQYYQDLAERLEAVDDQQVPEDRMYM is encoded by the coding sequence ATGCCAACGACTCCCCCGAACGCCGGGTTTCGAATCTCCAACGACACCGAGCCATCGACGACTGTCGTCGCCGGCTTCTCCGCGTTCGGGCTAGCCGGTCTCACCGCCGCCGACTACCTCGTCGACCACCTCGACCTGACCGAGACGGGTCACGTCTCCACCGACTCGCTCCCCCCGATTACGCCGTTCGAGGAAGGGCGTCCGCGCCACCACTCGCGACTGTTCTCACGGCCCGACCTCGACCTGACCGTCCTCGTCAACGAACTGTTCGTCCCCGGGCAGGCGGCGGACGACTTCGCCGACGCCCTCCTCTCGTGGACCCGCGACAACGGTGTCTCCGAAATCGTCGTCCTCTCCGGCGTCCCGTACGCGCACGGCCCGGACGACCACGCGACGTTCTACGTCGCCTCCGACGACTACCGGACGCACCGCCTCGCCGACACCGACGTATCCCCGATGGCGAAGGGCTTTCTCGACGGCGTCGACGGTGCCCTGATGCAGCGCGGTATCGAGTCACCGCTTCGGACGGCCGTGTTCATCACTCCCGTCCACGAACAGGTGCCCGACGTCACCGCCGCGATTCGACTCATCGAGACGTTCGACCGGGTGTACGACCTCGGTATCGACGCCGGACCGCTCGAGGCCTTCGCCCAGAGCGTCGAGCAGTACTATCAGGACCTCGCCGAGCGTCTCGAAGCGGTCGACGACCAACAGGTGCCCGAAGACCGGATGTACATGTGA
- a CDS encoding glycerate kinase type-2 family protein, with protein sequence MENEDTLASTRGRETALACVRAGIDAARPGHVVTESVRLDGDRLHVADATYDLTGVDRIVAVGGGKAADGVADALETVLGDRLSAGAVVTPEPSEGKRIERLQGDHPVPSQAGVDGTERIHDLVADADERTLVIAIITGGGSALLPAPADGISLDDLQTTTDALLDAGAEIGALNAVRKHLSTLKGGGLADLASPATVVSLAFSDVVGNDLSVIASGPTAPDESTYAEALEVLERYGVDPPAAVRERLEAGAAGDLPETPGPDDPVFDRVTNHVLADGFTAIEAAREVAADRGYDTCVLSSSVRGEAREAALTHVAVAEEVGATGNPISGPAVVLSGGEATVTVRGDGEGGPNAEFALAAAIELPEDATLACVDTDGRDGSSDFAGAVVDSDTVEDAKAARAALDSSDAYGYLDGHSIISTGATGTNVNDLRVLVVE encoded by the coding sequence ATCGAGAACGAAGACACGCTGGCATCGACCCGCGGCCGGGAGACGGCGCTGGCCTGCGTTCGCGCGGGCATCGACGCCGCGCGGCCGGGACACGTCGTCACCGAGTCGGTCCGCCTCGACGGCGACCGACTCCACGTCGCGGACGCAACGTACGACCTGACGGGCGTCGACCGAATCGTCGCCGTCGGCGGCGGGAAGGCGGCCGACGGCGTCGCGGACGCGCTAGAGACCGTCCTCGGCGACCGTCTCAGCGCCGGCGCCGTCGTCACGCCCGAACCGAGCGAGGGCAAACGCATCGAACGCCTGCAGGGCGACCATCCCGTCCCCAGTCAGGCGGGCGTCGACGGCACCGAGCGGATTCATGACCTCGTCGCCGACGCCGACGAGCGAACGCTCGTCATCGCCATCATCACCGGTGGGGGGAGCGCGTTGCTCCCCGCGCCGGCCGACGGTATCTCGCTCGACGACCTGCAGACGACGACCGACGCACTCCTCGACGCCGGCGCGGAAATCGGCGCGCTCAACGCCGTCCGCAAGCACCTCTCGACGCTGAAAGGTGGCGGACTGGCCGATCTCGCTTCCCCGGCGACGGTCGTCAGCCTCGCCTTCAGCGACGTGGTCGGCAACGACCTGAGCGTCATCGCGAGCGGGCCGACCGCGCCCGACGAGTCGACCTACGCCGAGGCGCTGGAGGTACTGGAGCGCTACGGCGTGGACCCGCCGGCGGCGGTCCGAGAGCGACTTGAGGCCGGCGCGGCGGGCGACCTGCCGGAGACGCCCGGTCCAGACGACCCCGTCTTCGACCGCGTGACGAACCACGTCCTCGCCGACGGCTTCACGGCCATCGAGGCGGCGCGGGAGGTGGCCGCCGACCGCGGCTACGACACCTGCGTCCTCTCCTCGTCGGTCCGGGGCGAGGCCCGCGAGGCCGCCCTCACCCACGTCGCCGTGGCGGAGGAAGTCGGCGCGACGGGGAACCCGATATCGGGGCCCGCAGTCGTCCTCTCCGGCGGCGAAGCCACGGTGACGGTGCGCGGCGACGGCGAGGGCGGTCCGAACGCCGAATTCGCACTGGCCGCCGCCATCGAACTCCCCGAAGACGCGACGCTGGCCTGCGTCGACACGGACGGCCGCGACGGGAGTAGCGACTTCGCGGGCGCCGTCGTCGACAGCGACACCGTCGAGGACGCGAAGGCGGCGCGGGCGGCACTCGACTCGAGCGACGCCTACGGCTACCTCGACGGTCACAGCATCATCAGCACGGGTGCGACGGGGACGAACGTCAACGACCTGCGGGTGCTGGTCGTGGAGTAG
- the dpsA gene encoding DNA starvation/stationary phase protection protein DpsA: MSTQESVRQQAGTVEASEALRLDQEKTEQLVEALNTDLAATYVLYHQLKKHHWNVEGAEFRDLHLFLGDAAGDAEEAADELAERAQALGGVPLAGGKNLEENAPVSPEGDDVYDIRTSLRNDMEMYGDIIETVRDHVDLAEGLGDHATAEMLREQLVELEAHAHHLEHYLEDDTLVTDASTQ, translated from the coding sequence ATGAGTACGCAAGAGTCCGTCCGACAGCAGGCCGGTACCGTCGAAGCCAGCGAAGCCCTTCGACTCGACCAGGAGAAGACCGAACAGCTCGTCGAGGCGCTCAACACCGACCTCGCCGCGACGTACGTCCTCTACCACCAGCTGAAAAAGCACCACTGGAACGTCGAGGGTGCGGAGTTCCGTGACCTCCACCTCTTCCTCGGCGACGCCGCCGGAGACGCCGAGGAGGCAGCGGACGAACTCGCAGAGCGTGCACAGGCGCTCGGCGGCGTCCCCCTCGCCGGCGGCAAAAACCTCGAAGAGAACGCGCCCGTCTCCCCCGAGGGCGACGATGTCTACGACATCCGGACCTCGCTCCGCAACGACATGGAGATGTACGGCGACATCATCGAGACGGTCCGCGACCACGTCGACCTCGCCGAGGGGCTGGGCGACCACGCCACCGCGGAGATGCTCCGTGAACAGCTCGTCGAACTCGAAGCGCACGCCCACCACCTCGAGCACTACCTCGAAGACGACACGCTGGTCACCGACGCGTCGACGCAGTAA
- a CDS encoding ArsR/SmtB family transcription factor, with product MADLLPSRPDAAAAEEADPRVIGLDSEDADDLLSALSSDTAREVLATLHDEPDTPANVADSVDTSLQNAQYHLGNLEDAGLIEVADTVYSEKGREMKRYAPADRPLVVFAGSEEESEGLQSALTNLLGALGLLGIGSLLVQWYAEGPPFVGQTGGADAGGSGGGVSTMRTETAQTTASAASGLPPGLLFFLGGLLALAVVGAVWYVRR from the coding sequence ATGGCAGACTTGCTGCCCTCGCGTCCCGACGCCGCCGCGGCGGAGGAGGCCGACCCCCGCGTCATCGGCCTCGACAGCGAGGACGCCGACGACCTGTTGTCGGCGCTCTCCTCCGACACCGCCCGCGAGGTGCTCGCGACCCTCCACGACGAACCGGACACGCCCGCGAACGTGGCCGACAGTGTCGACACCTCCCTCCAGAACGCCCAGTACCACCTCGGCAACCTCGAGGACGCTGGGCTGATAGAGGTGGCCGACACCGTCTACTCCGAGAAAGGCCGCGAGATGAAACGCTACGCGCCGGCCGACCGTCCGCTCGTCGTCTTCGCCGGCTCCGAAGAGGAGAGTGAGGGCCTCCAGAGCGCGCTCACGAACCTCCTCGGCGCACTCGGACTCCTCGGTATCGGGAGCCTCCTCGTCCAGTGGTACGCCGAGGGGCCCCCGTTCGTCGGACAGACCGGCGGCGCCGACGCGGGCGGGAGCGGTGGCGGCGTCTCGACCATGAGAACGGAAACGGCACAGACCACGGCCAGCGCCGCCTCTGGCCTGCCGCCGGGACTGCTCTTCTTCCTCGGCGGCCTCCTCGCTCTCGCCGTCGTGGGCGCCGTGTGGTACGTGCGACGGTAG
- the corA gene encoding magnesium/cobalt transporter CorA codes for MTIRTLVYDGDTVETKTGTDAESLRAARVEAGTTWIRASDVTEDELARLSAAFDLHALEIEDVQSNVSPKVELFPEHTFVLVKTASLRGGETTFEEEIRDQPVGLFFGHDWIVTIAIEETGAVETVWERVRREEPRLLHHDADFTAYRVLDAVVDEYFAVLDEIGRDIEAVEDRIIDDPDTETLEILNSLRRELLSIRRIVWPTRDALSVLARGDAEHVQESTEKYYRDVYDHLVQHVDLVETYRDLASGARDIYLNTLSQSTNEVMKRLTVVATIILPLTFVVGVYGMNFDGGPYNMPELGWQFGYPAVLVGMALTASIMLWYFRSEDWL; via the coding sequence GTGACGATTCGGACGCTCGTCTACGACGGCGACACCGTCGAGACGAAAACAGGAACGGACGCCGAGTCGCTCCGCGCGGCCCGCGTCGAGGCCGGCACCACGTGGATTCGCGCCTCCGACGTGACCGAGGACGAACTCGCGCGACTGAGCGCCGCTTTCGACCTGCACGCACTGGAGATAGAGGACGTCCAGAGCAACGTCAGCCCGAAGGTCGAACTGTTCCCGGAGCACACGTTCGTCCTCGTCAAGACGGCCAGTCTCCGCGGTGGCGAGACGACCTTCGAGGAGGAGATTCGCGACCAGCCGGTGGGGCTGTTCTTCGGCCACGACTGGATCGTCACCATCGCAATCGAGGAGACGGGCGCCGTCGAGACGGTGTGGGAGCGGGTGCGTCGGGAAGAGCCACGATTGCTCCATCACGACGCTGACTTCACCGCGTATCGCGTCCTCGACGCCGTCGTCGACGAGTACTTCGCCGTCCTCGACGAAATCGGTCGCGACATCGAGGCCGTCGAAGACCGCATCATCGACGACCCGGACACGGAGACACTGGAGATTCTCAATAGCCTGCGGCGGGAACTCCTTTCGATACGGCGAATCGTGTGGCCGACACGGGACGCGCTGAGCGTCCTCGCTCGCGGCGACGCCGAACACGTCCAGGAGTCGACCGAGAAGTACTACCGCGACGTGTACGACCACCTCGTCCAACACGTGGACCTCGTGGAGACGTATCGTGACCTGGCGAGTGGCGCACGCGACATCTACCTCAACACGCTCTCGCAGTCGACCAACGAAGTGATGAAGCGCCTGACCGTCGTGGCGACCATCATCCTGCCACTCACGTTCGTCGTCGGCGTCTACGGCATGAACTTCGACGGCGGGCCGTACAACATGCCCGAACTCGGATGGCAGTTCGGCTACCCAGCCGTCCTCGTGGGGATGGCGCTCACCGCGTCCATCATGCTCTGGTATTTCCGGTCGGAAGACTGGCTGTGA
- a CDS encoding TraB/GumN family protein, translating into MSDPATSTGREGSVRVVGTAHVSADSVREVEEVIDAERPDVVAVELDEGRYRQMQGETPDDIEPGDLLRGNTVFQFLAYWMLSYVQSRLGDRFDIEPGADMLAAVETAEELGIDVALVDRDIQTTIQRFWSRMGLLEKLKLVGGLAFGLTDARGIGIALGVFVGIIAGPLLGLFGSSVGLSTFVLTRVTGGVAVAFGVGLFVHTVADAFGVRDPDRRIVVAVGAALAAGLVGGVGLGLADGFVASLGTFVVRVVGSLTLGIVGGVTVGLLAGTVAAALGYGTASEDEFEELDVDELTDADVVSVMMEEFRAFSPEGARALIDERDAYIAHELVRLRSSGADVVAIVGAGHREGIEAYLEAPETLPPWESLVGTDSGGGGIPWLKLVGVLLSVGFVVFFVLLAMAGVRDTFLLRLFAAWFVVNGVFAAGLARLAGARWDSTLVGGLVAWMTSVNPLLAPGWFTGYVELRHTAVNVADIGRLNELLSDEETPIRTLVGQMFDVPLFRLIMIVALTNVGSMIASLLFAAYILPQFATEVGGIDGVSRLMIEGARNSAELLWRTLA; encoded by the coding sequence ATGAGCGACCCCGCTACGTCGACCGGTCGCGAGGGAAGTGTCAGGGTCGTTGGCACGGCCCACGTCTCCGCGGACAGCGTCCGAGAGGTCGAAGAGGTCATCGACGCCGAACGACCGGACGTGGTCGCCGTCGAACTCGACGAGGGTCGCTACCGGCAGATGCAGGGCGAGACGCCCGACGACATCGAACCCGGCGATCTGCTCCGGGGCAACACCGTCTTTCAGTTTCTCGCCTACTGGATGCTCTCGTACGTCCAATCGCGGCTGGGCGACCGGTTCGACATCGAACCCGGCGCCGACATGCTCGCGGCCGTCGAGACGGCCGAGGAGTTGGGCATCGACGTCGCACTCGTCGACCGCGACATCCAGACGACAATCCAGCGGTTCTGGTCGCGGATGGGGCTACTGGAGAAACTCAAACTCGTCGGCGGCCTCGCGTTCGGCCTCACCGACGCCCGCGGCATCGGCATCGCACTCGGCGTCTTCGTCGGCATCATCGCCGGCCCGCTCTTGGGCCTGTTCGGCTCCTCCGTGGGCCTCTCGACGTTCGTCCTGACGCGTGTCACCGGCGGTGTCGCCGTCGCCTTCGGCGTCGGCCTCTTCGTCCACACCGTCGCTGACGCCTTCGGCGTTCGCGACCCGGACCGACGCATCGTCGTCGCGGTGGGCGCCGCCCTCGCCGCCGGACTCGTCGGCGGCGTCGGCCTCGGCCTCGCCGACGGCTTCGTCGCATCGCTCGGGACGTTCGTCGTGCGCGTCGTCGGCAGTCTCACCCTCGGCATCGTCGGCGGCGTGACCGTCGGCCTCCTCGCCGGCACCGTCGCCGCCGCACTCGGCTACGGCACCGCCAGCGAGGACGAGTTCGAAGAACTGGACGTCGACGAACTCACCGACGCCGACGTGGTGAGCGTCATGATGGAGGAGTTCCGCGCCTTCAGCCCGGAGGGCGCCCGCGCGCTCATCGACGAACGCGACGCCTACATCGCCCACGAACTCGTCCGCCTCCGCTCGTCGGGTGCGGACGTAGTCGCCATCGTCGGCGCCGGTCACCGCGAGGGCATCGAAGCCTACCTCGAAGCCCCCGAGACACTCCCGCCGTGGGAGTCGCTCGTCGGCACCGACTCCGGCGGCGGCGGGATTCCGTGGCTGAAACTCGTCGGCGTCCTCCTTTCCGTCGGCTTCGTCGTCTTCTTCGTCCTTCTCGCGATGGCCGGCGTTCGGGATACGTTCCTCCTCCGTCTCTTCGCGGCGTGGTTCGTCGTCAACGGCGTCTTCGCCGCCGGCCTCGCCCGCCTCGCCGGCGCCCGCTGGGACTCGACGCTCGTCGGCGGCCTCGTCGCGTGGATGACGTCGGTCAACCCCCTGCTCGCGCCCGGGTGGTTCACCGGCTACGTCGAACTCCGCCACACCGCCGTCAACGTCGCGGATATCGGCCGGCTGAACGAACTGCTGAGCGACGAGGAGACGCCGATTCGAACTCTCGTCGGGCAGATGTTCGACGTGCCGCTCTTCCGACTCATCATGATCGTCGCGCTGACGAACGTCGGGAGCATGATTGCCAGCCTGCTCTTCGCGGCGTACATCCTCCCCCAGTTCGCGACGGAAGTCGGCGGCATCGACGGGGTCTCTCGACTCATGATAGAGGGGGCGCGCAACAGCGCCGAACTCCTCTGGAGGACGCTCGCGTGA
- a CDS encoding bifunctional nuclease family protein → MEHTAEVTGIGVGTSEDGANVPAVLLTARSEYLPIVITADQARAIELARSDEPFDRPLTHDLLVEMLTEFGGAVDGVRIDDLADGTFYAKVDIERYDRGEPQKFVFDARPSDAIALAVRVDCPITVSDEVLDHAGRPEDEFEPDRVEDFDDDPR, encoded by the coding sequence ATGGAGCACACCGCCGAGGTGACCGGCATCGGGGTGGGCACGAGCGAGGACGGGGCGAACGTCCCTGCCGTTCTACTGACCGCTCGGTCCGAATATCTTCCCATCGTCATCACCGCCGACCAGGCGCGAGCCATCGAACTCGCTCGGTCCGACGAGCCGTTCGACCGGCCACTCACACACGACCTGTTGGTCGAGATGCTCACGGAGTTCGGCGGCGCCGTCGACGGGGTCCGCATCGATGACCTCGCGGACGGGACGTTCTACGCCAAGGTGGACATCGAGCGATACGACCGGGGCGAACCCCAGAAGTTCGTCTTCGACGCCCGGCCGAGCGACGCCATCGCCCTCGCGGTCCGCGTCGACTGCCCAATCACCGTCTCCGACGAAGTGCTCGACCACGCCGGGCGCCCGGAAGACGAGTTCGAACCCGACCGCGTCGAGGACTTCGACGACGACCCGCGGTAG